From a single Canis aureus isolate CA01 chromosome 5, VMU_Caureus_v.1.0, whole genome shotgun sequence genomic region:
- the CORT gene encoding cortistatin isoform X2, with protein sequence MAGLAAPWPAGSAHLCPPVWVSGAGASRGRGGLGAPVPRPPRRVPPRSPRVAHVAPAAAARVRQVRSPLCGRLWGAGRPGWRLRRAPEGRGRGPSRRVKERAARWAEGPAAPPRGPGPAVPRLLRPGRPLARRLPGACSPRVPGTGRAAPRRPSAPARAAELGPQEPPARTCPRAGPPQPPPDAARWLRALDVITLSAVRAPDFVSRVSGASFITRYPRKLPTDSGSRDEPRPDRSRVICGRPGGRPAGDDGWPGLLSPRASANVMGQTSRFFVD encoded by the exons ATGGCGGGCCTCGCTGCTCCTTGGCCCGCGGGCAgtgcccacctctgccctccGGTCTGGGTGTCGGGTGCAGGCGCGAGCCGAGGCCGGGGCGGGTTGGGGGCGCCGGTGCCGAGGCCtccccgccgggtcccgccgcgctCACCGCGTGTTGCTCACGTGGCTCCCGCGGCCGCGGCGCGCGTCCGGCAAGTGCGCAGCCCGCTCTGTGGGCGCCTGTGGGGAGCCGGTCGGCCCGGCTGGCGGCTGAGGCGGGCGCCCGAGGGACGGGGCCGCGGGCCCTCCCGCCGGGTGAAGGAGCGCGCCGCCCGCTGGGCTGAGGGGCCTGCAGctccgccccgcggccccggccccgctgTCCCCCGGCTCCTCCGCCCCGGCAGGCCCCTCGCCCGGCGACTCCCTGGCGCCTGCAGCCCGCGGGTCCCCGGCACCGGCAGGGCCGCCCCTCGCCGCCCctccgcgcccgcccgcgccgccgaGCTCGGCCCACAGGAGCCCCCGGCCCGCACCTGCCCGAGGGCGGGGCCCCCACAGCCTCCGCCGGACGCTGCCCGCTGGCTCCGAGCCCTTGACGTCATCACGCTCTCCGCCGTGAGGGCTCCCGACTTCGTGAG CCGAGTTTCAGGCGCGTCGTTTATCACCCGCTACCCCCGGAAGCTCCCGACGGACTCCGGGAGCCGAGATGAGCCCCGACCTGATCGCTCTCGAGTGATTTGTGGGCGCCCGGGAGGCCGGCCCGCCGGGGATGATGGATGGCCCGGCCTCCTCTCACCGAGGGCCTCAGCCAACGTGATGGGCCAAACCAGCCGGTTTTTCGTTGACTGA
- the CORT gene encoding cortistatin isoform X1: MAGLAAPWPAGSAHLCPPVWVSGAGASRGRGGLGAPVPRPPRRVPPRSPRVAHVAPAAAARVRQVRSPLCGRLWGAGRPGWRLRRAPEGRGRGPSRRVKERAARWAEGPAAPPRGPGPAVPRLLRPGRPLARRLPGACSPRVPGTGRAAPRRPSAPARAAELGPQEPPARTCPRAGPPQPPPDAARWLRALDVITLSAVRAPDFVSICRKEVIELKKSLMTFLAGWSQWIPPGRCSALLRRGSRGGTRVAAGPPTQRSLQEKAPCKVFWKTSSRKENSTPDYPYKEL, translated from the exons ATGGCGGGCCTCGCTGCTCCTTGGCCCGCGGGCAgtgcccacctctgccctccGGTCTGGGTGTCGGGTGCAGGCGCGAGCCGAGGCCGGGGCGGGTTGGGGGCGCCGGTGCCGAGGCCtccccgccgggtcccgccgcgctCACCGCGTGTTGCTCACGTGGCTCCCGCGGCCGCGGCGCGCGTCCGGCAAGTGCGCAGCCCGCTCTGTGGGCGCCTGTGGGGAGCCGGTCGGCCCGGCTGGCGGCTGAGGCGGGCGCCCGAGGGACGGGGCCGCGGGCCCTCCCGCCGGGTGAAGGAGCGCGCCGCCCGCTGGGCTGAGGGGCCTGCAGctccgccccgcggccccggccccgctgTCCCCCGGCTCCTCCGCCCCGGCAGGCCCCTCGCCCGGCGACTCCCTGGCGCCTGCAGCCCGCGGGTCCCCGGCACCGGCAGGGCCGCCCCTCGCCGCCCctccgcgcccgcccgcgccgccgaGCTCGGCCCACAGGAGCCCCCGGCCCGCACCTGCCCGAGGGCGGGGCCCCCACAGCCTCCGCCGGACGCTGCCCGCTGGCTCCGAGCCCTTGACGTCATCACGCTCTCCGCCGTGAGGGCTCCCGACTTCGTGAG CATCTGCAGGAAGGAAGTGATAGAATTGAAGAAAAGCCTCATGACTTTCCTGGCTGGGTGGTCCCAGTGGATTCCCCCAGGCAGGTGCAGCGCCCTTCTCAGGAGAGGCAGCAGGGGAGGCACCCGAGTGGCAGCAGGTCCCCCCACTCAGAGGTCCCTACAGGAGAAGGCGCCCTGCAAGGTTTTCTGGAAGACCTCCTCCCGAAAAGAAAACTCCACCCCTGATTACCCATATAAAGAATTGTAA